TAAAGGAGATGCGGCAGGCGTTCCCAGACATTTGGCTTGGCGTGAATTTTCTGGCGGTCACCGGCAAATATGCCTTTCCCATACTGGGCAAATTGCAAGCTGACGGCATTCAGGTCGACGGCTATTGGGCCGATGATGCCCGCATGGACGAACGCCGCGCCGAGGATGATCAGCCCGAAGCGGACGAGATTACTGCAATCCGCAAGACAAGCGGCTGGGACGGCCTCTATATCGGCGGCACCGCCTTTAAGAAGCAGCGCGAGGTCGATCCGGCAGAGTACGGAAAGAGCGCGCGCATCGCTAAACGTTATATGGATGTGGTCGTGACCTCAGGTGTGGCGACCGGCCATGCCGCAGATGTCGGCAAGATCGATATCTTCCGCGAACATTGTGGCGATACGGCGCTTGGCCTTGCGTCCGGCATCACCCCGCAGAACGCCGCGCAATACACAGATGCGGTTGACCTTTTTATGGTGGCGACCGGCATCAACTACGAGGGCGATTTCTACAACATCGATCCCGATCGCCTGAAGCACCTCATGGACCTCACATAGAAATAAGGGAGAATATCAATGACGCATGACAAAGGACCCAGAGACGACCGTTGGTACTTCTCACTCATGGCCCCGAACACGAAGGGCGAAAAATTTGCGTGGCTGGACCCGACCTCCATCTACATCAACGGCAAGGCGTATCACGATTTGCTGGATGATCTCTGCGCTGATCTAGATGCGGAAGAGATTGATGTCGTGGCAGGACTTGATGCGATGGGTTTTGTTCTGGCGGCTGGCATCGCGGCTCGTATCGGGCGGGGCTTCCTTCCGATCCGCAAGCCCGGCAAGCTCTGTGTGGACACAGACAGCGCTTCGATGACCAACTATTCCGGTCAAACGCAATCGATGGAAATGCGTCTGCCGGCTTTTGCCCCGGGAACACGTGTTTTGCTTGTTGATCAGTGGGTTGAAACAGGCGGCACGATGCACGGGGCGGTTCAACTGGTCGAACAGCAACAGGGTAAGGTCGCCGGAATGGTGGCCATTGTCATGGAAGAGAATGAAAACACAGCTGAGTATCGCAAGAAATACAAATGCGTCACAGCTATTCAGCCCGGTACGGAGTGGCAGCGCCAGGCTAACGCGCAGTACCTCGAAAGCTTCAAAACCTATAAACCCGAGATGGCTTTCCCCGTCTAAGGCAAAGTCCCGGCACACATACCTAAACACCCATTCAAGGGAGGCTCGACAGATGAAACTGATCTGTGGAAACAGTAACCGTCCGCTTGCCGAGGCGATTGCCGCCCACATGCGCGTACCTCTGGCGGAGTGCAACGTGCGTCGGTTCGCCGACGAAGAAGTCTTTGTCGAGATACATGAAAACGTGCGGGGGGATGATGTCTATGTCATCCAGTCCACATCATACCCGGCCAACGATAATCTGATGGAACTGCTGGTGTTGATTGACGCGTTACGTCGCTCATCCGCGGGACAGATAACGGCCGTGATCCCATATTTCGGCTACGCGCGCCAGGATCGCAAGTCAGCGCCCCGCACACCGATTTCGGCAAAATTGGTGGCCAATATGATCACCCAAGCAGGTGCTGACCGCGTGCTCACTATGGATCTGCATGCGGGTCAGATCCAAGGGTTCTTCGACATCCCGACTGACAATCTATATGCGGTGCCGGAAATCGTTCGGGACATCGAACAACAAAGCAGCCGTGACAACGTCATGGTTGTGTCCCCGGATGTGGGTGGCGTGGTGCGCGCTCGCGCTTTGGCAAAGCGCCTGTCGACTGGTTTGGCGATTGTCGACAAGCGCCGCGACAAGCCTGGGTCTTCTGAGGTGATGAACATAATCGGAGATGTTACTGGCAAGTCCTGCGTGTTGGTGGATGACATCATCGATTCTGGAGGCACGTTGTGCAACGCCGCGACGGCTCTGCTGGAAAATGGTGCCGCAGAAGTATCGGCCTATATCACGCATGGTGTCTTGTCGGGCAAAGCGGTGGACAGGATCAACGCATCCGATCTGGCTTCTTTGGTAATCACCGATACGATTTGTGCTACGGAAGCCGTCACTGCTTCTTCGAAAATTCGCGCGATCTCTATTGCTCCGATGTTTGCGAAAGCGATCACGCGCATCGCCAGTGGGGAATCCATCAGCGTTTTGTTCCAGTAGATTCAGAGCAGGAAATTTGCATAGATTGGCTTTATGGTTGCCGCCGCAACATTTGCATTGCTAATGTCTAGGGCATGGGCGCAGTCAACCTTTCAACAGAGCTTTTGCGAGCTTTCATAACCGTCATAGAAGTCGCTAGTTTCACGCGTGCTGCGGAAATTCTCGGCCGTACCCAACCTGCGATCAGCTTGCAGGTGAAACGATTGGAGGAGGCCGTCGGCTATCCTTTGATAGAGCGGAAAGGCAAAGACATTTCCCTGACAGAGCGTGGCGAGGCACTGGCCATTCATGCTCGTCAGATACTGCGCTTGAACGATCTTGCAATGGCGCAATTCGAACAGCCTAGCCCCTCTTCAAAGCTGCGTGTTGGTTTGCCCGTAGATTATGCAGTGAACACACTGCAATCCTGCCTAACGGACGTTGTTCGCAAGTTCACCGAAACACAGATTGAGATTCGCTGTGATCTGTCCAGACACCTTCTGACAGCGATGCGGAGCAATGAAATCGATATTGCTGTGGCCTTGTTTGACGGTGATGATCAGCAGTTTCTCTTCCGAAATTGGAAAGAGCAACCTACCTGGGTTGGGGCCACAAATTTCGAAATCCCTGAAGGGTCCGACATCCCCCTTGTCGCACATCCCTATGGCTGTGTTTACCGTGACCGCATGGCTGCCGCTTTGAAGCTGGCAGGAAAAAGCTGGCGCATCGCTTACTCAAGTCCCGGGATCGGCGGCGTCCAACGTGCAGTCCAGGACGGCCTTGGTCTATCCTGCCTGACCGCCCCAACAGTCCAGAGTGGCATGCGCAAATTCTCTGAAAAAGACGGCCTGCCAGTCTTGTCTCCCTTGCATATCGGTTTATTCGCACGGCAGGCACAGTTAGGTGCCGGCGGATATGCGGCAATGGATGCCATGGCCAGAACGCTGGAACTCCAATCGTCGGACGCGCAAGTCGAATAAGCGTTCATTATGCAAGCATATCGAGGATAAATTTCCCAAAGCCCTCTTCTTGCAATAGCATAATGAAAAATCCCGACTGAACTTCAGGGTTCATCGGCATTTAGAACGCTTTTCTTTCGGTAAGAGCGACCAACAGGGAGACTGCAATGATCAGACCATCAATAACTTCCTCGATTTACGGCTTAAGCCGTCGACAATTGCTCAAAGCAGGCGGGGCGGCGGTTCTGACGACGCCTTTTGTCGGCCGCGCGTGGGCTGCCACAACCGAGATCAACATGCTGGCGTGGTACGGCCACGGCGAGCCTGATGTGGTTGCAGAGTATGAAGCTGCAAACAACGTGAAATTCGTGCCAAAATACTATGCAGGCGGCGACAACATGCTGGCGTTGATCGCGCAATCCCCTCCGGGTACCTACGATCTGATCCTATCGGATGCGGAATTCGTACAGCAGCTGAACCTTGCGGGCTACATCGAAGAGATGAACCCGGCTGACTATCCGCTCGACGACATGTTGCACGAGGACTTTGCGAATTTCCCCGGACACTGGGCCGACGGTAAGATGTATTCCATGATGCTGCGCGGCGGTCATCTGGGCGTGTCCTACAACAAGAACTCGGTGACTGAAGAAGAAGCCCAAAGCTATTCGTGCTTCTGGAAGCCCGAACTTGAGGGCAAGGTCGGGCACTTTGACTGGCACCTGCCCACGCTGGGTATGATGAGCCTTTACAACGGCAATGGCGCAGGCCTGTGGGATCTGGATGATGCCCAATGGGCTAAGGTGCAGGAAACCACGATGAGCCTGCGCAAGCAGGTCGGCGGCTTCTTTGATTATGGCGGCACTTTCAACGGCCTCAAGAACGGCGAGATGCAGGCAATGGTCGGCATCGGCGACTGGATCACCGGCGTTCTGGAAAAGGACGGCGCACCCGTTGCCTCTGTTATCCCGAAAGAAGGCGGCATCCAGTTTACCGAGAGCTATTCTATCGGGAAAGGCAGTGGAAAAGCCGAGGAAGCCAAGAAGTTCATCCAATACATGATGTCCCCCGAAGGTCAGGTGAAGTCTGCTCAAATGGCAGCATACCCCGGCTTCTGTGTGACCAAAGCTGGCCGCGCCGCTCTCATTGAGGCCGACCGGGCCGAGGCAGAGCGCTCGCACCAGATAGACGGCGATCCGCAAGACCCGATCACGCTGATCAAAGAAGGTCGGATTCACTACCGCGACATCCCCCAGCAGCAGTCGCTGGAAGACTGGAACGACTTCTGGTCAGAATACAAGAGCGCCTGATCTGACGGCCAGACGACTCCAAAGCGGGCGGCCCTGCGGGCGCCCCTTTCAACCAAGAGCGCGGAAGCCCAATGTCCTCGAATCCCAATTCACGCCCGAACTTCTATGCGCTGACCTGGCGTCTGCCGATCATCTTCTGGCAGTTCATCTTCTTTGTAGGACCTGTCCTGTTCATGGTCGCGATGTCGTTTTTCCTGGTGAAGAACTATCGCATGACCGAGGCGTTCGAGTTTGTGAACTGGTCGCGCATGCTGACACGCGGATTCTTTTGGGACAGTTATTGGTACACGGTATTCATCGCGTCCGTGGCAACGGTTTGCGCAATGTGCATTGCCTTTCCCGCCGCCTTTACGCTTGCCTTTCGCGCCTCCGAAAGCACTCGCCGCTGGGCAATTTTTCTGCTGATTATTCCATTCTTCACCAGCTACCTGGTGCGCACCTTCTCATGGTTCGTGATCCTGTCCGAAAGCGGCGTGGTCAATGCCGTGTTGGGCTATATCGGCCTTGGCCCTTACACGATGCTCAACACAAACTTTGGAACGCTGGTGGGATATATGACCCTCACCCTCCCATTGGTCGTGATCCTGCAAACCGTTACCATGGCCAATATCGACAAATCCCTGATCGAAGCCGCCCGTAATCTTGGCTGCTCGCCGCTGCGAACGATCTGGCAAGTGATCATTCCGCTGTCCAAGACCGGCCTGATTATTGCCGCGATTTTCTGCTTCATCCTTTCGTTCGGTGATTTTGTGGCGCCCTTCTATCTTGGTGGATCACAGGAGCCGACCTTGCCGATCCTGATCCTTGATACCACTAAATCGGGTCAGCAATGGCCTCGCGCTGCGGTCGTCGCGATCATGATGATGGTTACACTGTTTGCCATTGCCTTCACCGGCATTGCCTTGGCTTACCGCAAGGGTCGGGGGGCGAAATGAAACAGAGCCGTTCCTTAAACGTCATTCTCGGCATCTATGTCGCGCTCATATTTGCCTTCGTTTTTGCGCCGATCATCTTCAGCATGATCTTCTCATTCAACTCACAACGGTTCCCGACAATCCCGCTGGGGGAGTTCTCGACCGAGTGGTATGCAAAAATCCTCGCGGACCCTGATGTATGGGACGCCGCGCTGAACAGCCTGATTGTGTCGTGCTCCACTGCTGTAATCGCAACTTTTCTGGGTTTCTGCACTGCCTATTCCGACTTTCGCTACAACTTCCGTTTCAAGGGGCCTTATCTTGCGCTGATCCTGCTGCCGCCGACGATCCCGCTTATTATCATGGCGCTGGCCATGTTGGCATGGTTTTCAAAGATCGGAATGTCGGGGCAGCTCTATTCGATCATCATCGCCCATAGTGTGCTGACAGCGCCCTTCGCGATGGCTGTGATCCGGTTACGTCTTAACCAGATGGACCCCGATCTGGAATCTGCAGCGTGGAACCTTGGCGGTTCAGAATGGCAAACCATGCGTCACGTTATCGTTCCGTTCTGCAAACCAGCGATCTTCTCCAGTCTCTTTTTAACAGCGGCTGTCTCCTTCGATGAGTTTGCTGTGTCATGGTTTGTCTCCGGTTTGAACAAGACATTGCCCGTGGTGGTTCTCGAGATCGTCCAGGGCAACATTGATCCGCAGGTGAACGCCATCGGCACATTCGTCTTCCTTATCTCCATGACCCTTGTCGTGTTGGCGCAGCTCTTTTTCGCCAGCCGCCAAATGAAGAGTATCCGATCATGAACAAACCCCTGGTTGTCTTCGACAAAGTACAAAAACACTTCGGCAGTTTTGTCGCGGTAAAGGAGTTGGATTTCGAAATTCGCGAAGGCGAATTCCTGGCGATCATGGGTCCGTCTGGCTGTGGTAAAACCACGACCTTGCGCATGTTGGCCGGTCTTGAAGCCCCAAGCATTGGTGAGATACGCCTGAACGACCGTGTGATGAATGACGTGGCGCCGCATGAACGCGATACGCCACTTGTATGGCAATCGCTGGCGCTTTTTCCCTTCCTGACAGCCCGCGAGAACGTCGAGTTTGGTCTCAAGATGCGAGGTGTGGACAAAGCAGAGCGCAAGGAGCGTGCGCTCAAATGGCTTGACAAAATGGGTATCCTTGAGTTTGCCAACCGTCATATCTCGACCTTGTCAGGAGGACAGAAGCAGCGTGTAGCCCTTGCTCGGTCTCTTGTGATGGAGCCTCAAATCTTGCTGCTGGATGAACCTCTGTCGGCGCTGGATGCGCATTTGGTCATCCGCATGCAGGCAGTTCTGACCGACCTGCAGCGCGAGCTGGGGATCACTTTTGTTTATGTCACCCACTCCCAGTCCGAAGCCTTTGCGATGGCCGATCGGGTCATCATCATGGGCAAGGGCGAGATTGCCCAGATCGGCACGCCCAAAGATATCTACCGCGAACCAGCAAACCAGTTTGTGGCCGAATTCGTCGGACGTAACAATATCCTGTCAGGCAAGGTTGCGTCTTTGGATGGCGACACAGCCCGTATTGCAACCCGCTCTGGTGATTTCTCAGTTCCTACAAACGAAGTTCAACTGGTTGAGGGCCACAACGCCAGCTTCGTTATCTCGGCCGACTTGGTTCATATCAGCATGGAGGAACCTGAGGTTGGCAACAAAGCCTTCTGTAGACTGATTTCGGAAGAATTCGTGGGCTCCATGGTCACGCTGTTCCTTGAGGACGCGCAGGGGCATGAATTTAAGGTCCAGATGCAGGAGCGCGAACTCTCCAAGTTCGATCTGCACAGCGGTGACGAGATCTGGTTATCTTGGGACACCCAAAGCGCCCACGTTCTGAACCAAAGCTAAGGCTGTGATCCGCAATCCGATCCCTTGGCCAAATGGCGCGAAATGTGCGGTTGCGATCACATTCGATATGGATGCGGATAGCTTGATCCACATCGCCAAGCCCGAAGACAGCCACGATCGCCTCTATCCTATCTCAATGGGTCGCTATGGCCCGTTGGTCGCTCTGCCCCGGATCCTTGATACGTATCGGCAGTTGGAGTTAAGGCAATCGTTCTTCATCCCTGGCTGGTGTTTGGAAACCTATCCTGATGTGGCCGAGGCGATCCTGAAAGGCGGTCATGAAATCGGGCATCACGGCTATCTACATGAAGACCCGATTAAAACGCGCGGCCAGCAGCGGGAGTGGTTTGAACGCACGCTTGACGCACATATGCGCATCTGCGGACAAAAGCCGCGCGGCTATCGCGCACCTGTTTACAATATCACGCAGGAAGTAGTTGATCTGATCATCGAACACGGGATGCGCTATGACAGCTCGATGATGGCGGACGACATTCCTTACCAATTGGAAACCGTCAATGGGTCGCTCTACGAGATGCCCGTCCACTGGGGCACAGACGATTGGCCCCCTTTCGCACACTATGACGAGATCGGCTATATGATGCCCGTTGCCGGTCCGTCCCACGGACTGGCCGGTTTTTGGGAAGAGTTCGAGGCTCAGTATGACGCGGGTGGCTTTTTCATGCTGATCATCCACCCGTTTCTGACAGGACGCCTGGCGCGCTGGAAGCAGGTTGAAGCGTGGATCACCCATACGCGCGAAACCAAAAATGTCTGGTTTGCCACGCTAGACGAAATCGCCGATCATATGAGTCAATTGGAACGCGAGGGGGCTTGGCAGCCAAGCCTCGAGACACTGCCCTACTATGCAGGCCCGATACTTGACCAAAAGGAATAACAAGAATGAATACCGACGACGCCCGCCTGTTGCGTATCGCCTATGAAGAGGCGAAAGCCGGTTTTGACGAGGGCGGTTGCCCAATTGGGTCCGTCCTGGCGCGCGACGGACAAGTGGTGTCCAGGGGTCGCAATCAACGCGTGCAGAAGGGCGATCCCATTGCGCATGGCGAAATGGATGCATTGCGCAAGGCAGGACGGCAGAAAACGTATCGGGATACGACGCTCTATACCTCACTCAGCCCCTGCATGATGTGTACTGGTACGATCATTCAGTTCGGTGTCCCGCGTGTTGTGATTGGCGAGAACACAAACTTCGGCGGAAACGAAGATTTCCTACGCTCCAAAGGAGTCGAAGTGATCGTAGCAAACGATCCTGACTGTATTGCTCTGATGCAGCGGTTTATTAAAGAAAGACCTGAGCTTTGGGCAGAGGACATCGCCGAATAAAGGCGACGGGTGGGGGCGCTCAATTCTACTGCAGGACAGCCTGGTTGGGTTGACCTGATCCACCGGCAAATCCATCCACTATTCGATCCTAAGCGTCCGGTATATAAGGTACCCATTGTCCCGGCGGCTTCTGTCGCTGGATTGCAGTGTAGCTAGTCTGCTGCGCAATGAATGAGCGCCGTCATGACCCGTTCGACAAGGCCTATTGCTTTTTGTGACCTGAGGTTTGGTGCCTATAGCGGCGCGCTCCAATAGAAAAACTGGCTCACCTGATTGGATCAAAACCGCGACAGATTCATGTCCACGCAAGCGCTTCGTTTTTTGCTGGAAAACTGATCGCGTATCAGGCCGCAGGCCAACGCACACACTCCTTCAGCTTTGAACTCGAGGTTGGGCTGGCAGTGTTCTTTTTCACTTTACAACCCAGCTACCCCTGCTTTGCGTTAAAAACGAACAGAGTTTCGTTGTTGATTTGGTGGCTGTTGATCAAGGCCTTCGCCGTGTCCGAGACCAGCCATGCTTCGAGTATTTCTGCCAATTCTGCCTTAACATGCGGGTGCTTCAGCGGATTCACGGGTAGATAGGCGTATTGATTGAACAAGATGGGATCGCCTGCATAGACAAGATCAAGGTCGCCTTTGTTTCCGAAATTCAACCAGCTTGCGCGGTCAGACATGATATAGGCGTTCATGCCAGATGCGGTGTTTAGCGCGGCGCCCATACCAGCCCCGACTGCATTATACCACGTCCCTTCTGGGTTGATATTTGCAGCAGCCCACAGGCTGAGTTCTTTCTTGTGGGTGCCACTGTCGTCCCCACGACTGACAAAAGTGGCGGCAGAGGTCTGAATGCGCGTCAGGGCATCGGTGGCGCTTGTAGCGTCCGCCAGATTTGCTTCGTCTGTTTTGGGGCCAATAAAGACAAAATCGTTATACATAATCTCGCGGCGGTGGGTGCCGAAACCGCCAGCGACAAAGGCTTCTTCGGCTTTTCGAGAATGCACAAGAATGGCGTCGACGTCGCCGGCTTCACCCAGTTTGATCGCCTGACCAGTGCCAACCACAAGAAGTTGAACGTTGATGCCGGTATCCTGCTTGATTTGCGGCAGCAGGATATCCGCCAGCCCCGAATTGTGGAATGATGTCGTCACAGCGAGCTTCAGGTCGTCGGCAACCGCCATGCCGGTCAACGAGATAGACGCAAGGGCTGCAAGAATAATCCGTTTCATTCGACGATGTCTCCTTTTAGAAAAGCACGTGCCTGCGGTGTTGTCGGGTGGTTAAAAAACTGGTCAGCTGCACCGCGTTCTTGGATTTTTCCGTTTAGCAAAAACAGAACGTCTGTGGCCAGACGGCGCGCCTGTCCCATGTCATGGGTCGACATGATCAACCCGGTTCCAGAACCTGCGGCGCGGGTCAGGATGGCTTCAATCTCGCGTGTGGCACGCCCATCAAGCGAGGCGCAGGGCTCGTCAAGAAACAGCAGATCGGGCTTGGTGATCAAAGCGCGAGCCAAGGCCAGCTTCTGACGCTCGCCACCCGACAAAAAAGTTGCAGGGCGATCCAACATGTCCTGCAATCCGACCTCTTGCGCAGCCTGTGCTGCTTTGGCATTCGCCTGGGTGCGGGGCATCTTGGTCAGACGAAGCGGATAGGCAAGGTTGCCCAGAACTGAGCGGCGCATGACGATCGGGGATTGGAAGACGAAGGCCTGCCGCCGTCTGGCTTCGACGTTATCACACCCCCAATGAATCGAGCCGCCACCCAGCCGGGCAATACCGTGCAGCATTCGAAGCAGCGAAGTCTTGCCGGCGCCGTTGGGACCGATCACGATGGTGATCCCCGGCGTGTCCAGCACAAGATCCACAGGACCGACCAGCAGCTTGCGGCCGCGACGCACTGATGCGCCTTTGACATGAAGGGGAAACAGCTTGCTCACCACCGACCGCCTTGTTCTGTTCGACTGATGATGTGAATGGCCAGGTTGACCGTGATCGCCAGCAGGATCAGCACAAAACCAAGTGCGAGCGCCAGGGCAAAGTCGCCCTTTCCTGTCTCAAGCGCGATTGCGGTGGTCAGGACACGGGTGTGGTGATCAATATTGCCGCCCACCACCATGATTGCACCAACCTCACCGATGGCGCGGCCAAACCCGGCCAGCGCGGCCGTTAGAAGTGCCCGGCGACCGTCCCAAAGCAAAGCCTGAACGCGTTGCTTTTGTGTTGTGTTCATCGAAATCAGAAGATCGTGGTAGTCTGACCAAAGCTCTCGAAGGGCTTGATGCGATATCGAAGCGATGAGTGGTGTGATGATGATAACCTGTGCGATGATCATGGCTGTTGGGGTGAACAGCAAACCCAGCACTCCGAAAGGTCCAGATCGGCTGAAAAATACGTAAACGATCAGGCCCACGACGACAGGTGGCAAACCCATCAAGGCGTTTAGAACGGCGATTGTCACGCGTCGGGAGCGAAAGCGGCGGACCGCCAGAAAGGCGCCCAGCGGCATGGCAATGGCACAGGATATCAGAAGCGCTGTCAGGGTGACGCGCAGCGATCTGAGCGAGATTTCGACAAGATCCGCATCCAGCGTTACCAAAAGCCAGAACGCTTGGATCAAGCCGGACCATAAATCAACCATGCCTTCCCCCGGCTTTTTGACCAGACAGGTCCATTGCAGCGTGATCGCACCCGTAGTCGAACCACACATCATTCAACAAGAAAACCGATTCTCGGCTTGTTGACGGAAAATGATGTGATCTGCGGGTCGCGAGAATTGCAAAGACTGCACAAAGCTTGTGAGGACTTGATCCGGTTGACAAATGGAAAATCAGATAGTTAACATGTGAAGTAATTGCGAATGCGTGCGATGGGCAGCGCTAATTGACCGGGGGCAATATGACTGCGTTAACTGATAATCTTGAAAAGCTGGACGGTTATCTGGCACGTTTTCGCGGGACGGGGATCAAGAACCGCATCGGTGGCAAGGATAGCGACGGTGCTGGTCCAGCTTTCTCGACGCATTCGCCTGTCGATAAAAGTCTAATATGCACCGTGGCACGCGGGACGGAGAAAGACATTGATGCTGCCGCATGCGTTGCCCATGACGCATTCGCGGATTGGCGCGACATGCCTGCGACCGAACGCAAAAAGATCTTGATCAGCGTAGCGGATGCGATCGAAACCCGTGCCGAAGAGATCGCCCTTTGCGAATGCTGGGACACCGGACAAACGATCCGGTTCATGTCGAAAGCTGCCCTGCGCGGAGCCGAAAACTTTCGGTACTTTGCCGACCAGGTGGTACAGGCGCGCGATGGGCAACTGCTCAGATCACCCACCTTGATGAACGTCACAACACGTGTGCCCATCGGTCCCGTTGGTGTAATCACGCCCTGGAACACGCCGTTCATGTTGTCGACCTGGAAGATTGCCCCAGCTTTGGCGGCAGGTTGCACAGTTGTTCACAAACCTGCGGAGGCCTCGCCCTTGACCGCGCGACTACTGGTTGAAATTGCGGAAGAAGCTGGCCTTCCTCCGGGGGTTTTGAACACCGTTAACGGCTTGGGCGAGGATGCGGGCAAAGCCCTTTGCGAACACCCGAAAATCCGCGCCATCTCCTTTGTTGGCGAAAGTCGCACAGGGTCACTGATCACCAAGCAGGGGGCGGACACATTGAAACGCAACCACCTTGAACTTGGCGGAAAGAACCCTGTGATTGTGTTTGATGACGCAGATCTCGATCGGGCTTTGGATGCCGTGATCTTCATGATATTCTCGATCAACGGGGAACGCTGCACCTCATCTTCACGCCTGTTAATACAGGACACCATCAAGGATGACTTTGAGGCAAAACTGATAGAACGTGTAAACAAGATTAAAGTTGGCCATCCGCTCGACCCCGCCACTGAAATCGGCCCACTCGTCACCGAAGAACACTTCAATAAGGTGACGTCCTATTTCGACATCGCGCGCGAAGCTGGCGCGACAGTGGCGGCCGGGGGCCAAACCGTTGGCGATCAGGGCTATTTCGTACGCCCCACGGTATTCACCAACGCCACCAACGACATGCGAATCGCACGTGAAGAAATCTTCGGACCCGTGCTGACGTCGATCCCGTTTACATCCGAAGACGAAGCGCTCGCCATGGCCAATGACACGCAGTATGGTCTAACCGGTTATCTCTGGACCAATGATCTAACTCGCGCCCTGCGCTTCACCGACAGGTTGGAAGCCGGTATGATCTGGGTGAACTCGGAAAATGTCCGTCACTTGCCGACACCGTTTGGGGGTGTAAAAGCCTCGGGCATCGGTCGCGACGGTGGTGATTGGTCGTTTGAATTCTACATGGAGCAAAAGCATATTGGCTTTGCCACCGGGGATCACAAAGTCATGCGATTGGGTGCGTAGCTGTTCTTTTTCTTGTTATAAATATCCCGGGGAGCACGAGGGGTTGGCCCCTCGTTCTGACAGACGCCAAAGGAGACTCCGATGGGAAAAATCGTTCAGGCCGCGAAAATCACCCATGTGCCCAGCATTTGGATGTCGCACACGATGGAGAAGTACAAAGGCATTCGCCAGCCCGCAATAGATGGTTACGCCAAACTGCGCCAGGATGCGATTGACCGCAGGGTCGACACGTTCGTTGTATTCGACACCCACTGGATCACAAATCAGGGGTTCCATTTAAACGCCAAGCCGCATCACAAGGGTCGGTTTATCAGCCACGAACTGCCACATATGTTAGCCGACATGGAATTTGACTACCACGGCGACAGTGATCTGGCAGCGTCGATTCTAGCGGTGCTTGAAGAACGCGGTGAACGGGCTATGGGTCACGCTCAACCTGATTTGGGTATGGAATACGGCACGCTTCTGCCCATGCATTTCATCAACGAAGGCGTGAATGCCCGCGTCTTGCCAGTGGCCGTCAACCAGTTCTCATCCATCGAGGAAAACCGACGCTGGGGGTCTGCCATTACTGAAGGTATCAAACGCTCAGACCGGAAGGTATCAATCCTTGCCTCCGGATCGCTCAGCCATGATTTCACACCCAACGAACGCTCGATCGATGGGTTGAATTCTGTGAATGGCGAGTTCAATCGCCAGATGGATATGCGCGTGTTGGAGCTTTGGGAAAGTGGCAGATGGGCAGAGTTCCTGGATTTGCTTCCAGACTATGCGGTCAAGTGCACGGGCGAATGTGCGATGAACGACACTGCGCTGTTGTTCGGCGCGCTGGGCTGGAAGGATTACCAAGGAAAGATCGATATCTACACCCCGTATT
This DNA window, taken from Aliiroseovarius sp. F47248L, encodes the following:
- a CDS encoding ribose-phosphate pyrophosphokinase, with translation MKLICGNSNRPLAEAIAAHMRVPLAECNVRRFADEEVFVEIHENVRGDDVYVIQSTSYPANDNLMELLVLIDALRRSSAGQITAVIPYFGYARQDRKSAPRTPISAKLVANMITQAGADRVLTMDLHAGQIQGFFDIPTDNLYAVPEIVRDIEQQSSRDNVMVVSPDVGGVVRARALAKRLSTGLAIVDKRRDKPGSSEVMNIIGDVTGKSCVLVDDIIDSGGTLCNAATALLENGAAEVSAYITHGVLSGKAVDRINASDLASLVITDTICATEAVTASSKIRAISIAPMFAKAITRIASGESISVLFQ
- a CDS encoding spermidine/putrescine ABC transporter substrate-binding protein — translated: MIRPSITSSIYGLSRRQLLKAGGAAVLTTPFVGRAWAATTEINMLAWYGHGEPDVVAEYEAANNVKFVPKYYAGGDNMLALIAQSPPGTYDLILSDAEFVQQLNLAGYIEEMNPADYPLDDMLHEDFANFPGHWADGKMYSMMLRGGHLGVSYNKNSVTEEEAQSYSCFWKPELEGKVGHFDWHLPTLGMMSLYNGNGAGLWDLDDAQWAKVQETTMSLRKQVGGFFDYGGTFNGLKNGEMQAMVGIGDWITGVLEKDGAPVASVIPKEGGIQFTESYSIGKGSGKAEEAKKFIQYMMSPEGQVKSAQMAAYPGFCVTKAGRAALIEADRAEAERSHQIDGDPQDPITLIKEGRIHYRDIPQQQSLEDWNDFWSEYKSA
- a CDS encoding phosphoribosyltransferase family protein, translating into MTHDKGPRDDRWYFSLMAPNTKGEKFAWLDPTSIYINGKAYHDLLDDLCADLDAEEIDVVAGLDAMGFVLAAGIAARIGRGFLPIRKPGKLCVDTDSASMTNYSGQTQSMEMRLPAFAPGTRVLLVDQWVETGGTMHGAVQLVEQQQGKVAGMVAIVMEENENTAEYRKKYKCVTAIQPGTEWQRQANAQYLESFKTYKPEMAFPV
- a CDS encoding BtpA/SgcQ family protein, encoding MNRQDFRNQFGASGPVILPVIHVLDAEQAQRNIEAAIAGGCPGVFLINHDFEKERLVPIIKEMRQAFPDIWLGVNFLAVTGKYAFPILGKLQADGIQVDGYWADDARMDERRAEDDQPEADEITAIRKTSGWDGLYIGGTAFKKQREVDPAEYGKSARIAKRYMDVVVTSGVATGHAADVGKIDIFREHCGDTALGLASGITPQNAAQYTDAVDLFMVATGINYEGDFYNIDPDRLKHLMDLT
- a CDS encoding ABC transporter permease, producing MSSNPNSRPNFYALTWRLPIIFWQFIFFVGPVLFMVAMSFFLVKNYRMTEAFEFVNWSRMLTRGFFWDSYWYTVFIASVATVCAMCIAFPAAFTLAFRASESTRRWAIFLLIIPFFTSYLVRTFSWFVILSESGVVNAVLGYIGLGPYTMLNTNFGTLVGYMTLTLPLVVILQTVTMANIDKSLIEAARNLGCSPLRTIWQVIIPLSKTGLIIAAIFCFILSFGDFVAPFYLGGSQEPTLPILILDTTKSGQQWPRAAVVAIMMMVTLFAIAFTGIALAYRKGRGAK
- a CDS encoding LysR family transcriptional regulator, which gives rise to MGAVNLSTELLRAFITVIEVASFTRAAEILGRTQPAISLQVKRLEEAVGYPLIERKGKDISLTERGEALAIHARQILRLNDLAMAQFEQPSPSSKLRVGLPVDYAVNTLQSCLTDVVRKFTETQIEIRCDLSRHLLTAMRSNEIDIAVALFDGDDQQFLFRNWKEQPTWVGATNFEIPEGSDIPLVAHPYGCVYRDRMAAALKLAGKSWRIAYSSPGIGGVQRAVQDGLGLSCLTAPTVQSGMRKFSEKDGLPVLSPLHIGLFARQAQLGAGGYAAMDAMARTLELQSSDAQVE